A region from the Silene latifolia isolate original U9 population chromosome 7, ASM4854445v1, whole genome shotgun sequence genome encodes:
- the LOC141589998 gene encoding uncharacterized protein LOC141589998: MKEIMEATGFSLGEFPFRYVGLPLATSKLKLSMYDSLITKIQKCIHHWSSHALSYAGRVQLLNSVLFGLDNYWCSSLLLPKEVIHHINKISKDFFWNIPAGTRRLVFKSWSAICTPWTYGGFNIKDLLSWNQALLLKWVWKLSLPDTGLWALWIKTYVLKQDSIWTVISKDQFPSCFIDVLKIRDLFITLTGQLTPVGDWAISLTYSGILPSHKIIASMAVQGQLATVDNLQRRGFSLANRCCLCECHEEDHAHLLFSCPFSNHLWSSVLQWIHILRPALPLHQELSLQVSLPTWRKHWYLISIADVVHSIWTERNRRIFAQERLSHSALLSKLKFQIVVRMHMRHSELFIASVQAD; this comes from the exons ATGAAAGAGATTATGGAAGCTACTGGATTTTCCTTAGGAGAATTTCCATTCAGATATGTTGGGCTTCCTCTAGCTACCTCAAAGCTTAAACTGTCTATGTATGACTCTTTAATTACTAAAATCCAGAAATGCATTCACCACTGGTCTTCTCATGCTCTTTCCTATGCTGGTAGGGTTCAGCTCCTGAATTCTGTGCTTTTTGGGTTGGACAATTACTGGTGTTCCAGTCTCCTTCTTCCAAAGGAGGTCATTCATCATATTAATAAAATCAGTAAGGATTTCTTTTGGAATATTCCTGCGGGTACTAGAAGACTAGTGTTCAAAAGTTGGTCTGCTATTTGTACTCCTTGGACCTATGGTGGCTTCAATATTAAGGATCTTCTCTCCTGGAATCAAGCCTTGTTACTGAAGTGGGTTTGGAAGCTTTCCCTTCCTGATACTGGCTTGTGGGCTCTCTGGATCAAGACCTATGTCCTGAAACAGGATTCTATTTGGACAGTCATCAGTAAAGATCAATTCCCTTCTTGTTTCATAGATGTTCTCAAAATCAGGGACCTCTTTATCACTCTCACAGG ACAGCTAACTCCTGTTGGGGACTGGGCTATTAGTCTCACCTACTCAGGGATTCTACCAAGTCATAAAATTATTGCTTCTATGGCAGTTCAAGGGCAGCTTGCTACTGTGGATAATCTTCAAAGAAGAGGATTCTCCCTTGCAAATAGATGTTGTCTGTGTGAGTGCCATGAGGAGGACCATGCTCATCTCCTCTTCTCTTGTCCTTTTTCTAATCATCTTTGGTCTTCTGTCCTTCAGTGGATACACATTCTCAGGCCTGCTTTACCCTTGCATCAAGAACTTTCTCTTCAGGTTTCTCTGCCAACTTGGAGGAAGCATTGGTATCTCATCTCCATTGCTGATGTGGTACATTCTATATGGACTGAACGGAATCGTAGGATTTTTGCTCAGGAGAGGCTCTCCCACTCTGCTCTGCTCAGCAAGCTTAAGTTCCAGATAGTTGTTCGTATGCATATGCGCCATTCTGAGCTTTTTATAGCTAGTGTTCAGGCTGATTAA
- the LOC141589999 gene encoding uncharacterized protein LOC141589999, translating to MKVASWNVRGFNCPIKQCEVKDFLVHNQLDVLAILETRVKETKARKIINKVFAKWKVICNYNAHYNGRIWLLYNPTTVSLIYGNDDASERLLLWNSLNQICTAKPWIVLGDFNIIRNPEEKLSSNPPILQDMLAFNSCLASCSLDDIFSSGTDLTWTNKQDQQTRVWSKLDRVLINSSWATSFSSSSAHFYEYGLSDHSPVVVTVFTERKIPKRFSFLNSWIEHPDHEATVKSAWKTSKAGSPIFCFFEKLKNVKAALKKLHQSHFSGISDKVKTARQKLKDVQANLLTDPFSSSLILEEKLSVKEFTRLKPIELSILQQRAKIAHLQQTDTNSKYFFAKIAERRHQQFIGSIKDKNGVIYSGQEGVTHAFQDYYSDLLGSNQPVSPDALIC from the exons ATGAAGGTTGCTTCCTGGAATGTTAGAGGGTTCAATTGTCCTATAAAGCAGTGTGAAGTTAAGGATTTTTTGGTGCACAATCAGCTGGATGTTCTTGCCATCTTGGAAACAAGGGTTAAAGAAACTAAAGCTAGGAAAATTATAAATAAGGTTTTTGCAAAGTGGAAGGTCATCTGTAATTACAATGCTCATTATAATGGCAGGATTTGGTTACTCTATAATCCTACTACTGTCTCTCTTA TCTATGGCAATGATGATGCTTCTGAGAGGCTACTACTTTGGAATAGTCTCAATCAAATTTGCACAGCAAAGCCTTGGATTGTCTTGGGTGATTTCAATATTATTAGAAATCCTGAGGAGAAATTGAGTTCTAATCCTCCTATTTTGCAAGATATGTTGGCTTTCAACTCCTGTTTGGCATCCTGCTCTCTTGATGATATTTTTAGTTCAGGTACTGATCTGACCTGGACTAACAAGCAGGATCAACAGACAAGAGTCTGGTCTAAATTGGACAGGGTCCTTATCAATTCTAGCTGGGcaacttctttttcttcttcaagTGCTCATTTTTATGAATATGGGCTCTCTGATCACTCCCCAGTGGTGGTTACTGTGTTTACTGAAAGGAAAATCCCTAAGAGATTTAGCTTTCTTAACAGTTGGATTGAGCACCCTGACCATGAGGCCACTGTCAAAAGTGCTTGGAAGACTTCTAAAGCAGGTAGCCccatattttgtttttttgagaAGCTTAAGAATGTTAAAGCTGCTCTTAAGAAATTGCACCAGTCTCATTTCAGTGGTATCTCAGATAAAGTTAAAACTGCTAGGCAAAAACTCAAGGATGTTCAGGCAAACTTGCTTACTGATCCTTTCTCCTCTTCTCTCATTCTTGAGGAGAAACTTTCTGTCAAAGAATTCACTCGTCTCAAACCAATTGAGCTCTCTATCCTTCAACAAAGAGCAAAGATTGCTCACTTACAACAGACTGATACTAATTCCAAGTATTTCTTTGCAAAAATTGCTGAAAGAAGACATCAACAATTTATTGGGTCCATTAAGGACAAAAATGGGGTTATCTATTCTGGTCAGGAAGGAGTCACTCATGCTTTTCAAGACTATTACTCTGATCTCCTTGGTTCTAATCAACCAGTCTCTCCGGATGCTTTGATTTGTTAA
- the LOC141590000 gene encoding uncharacterized protein LOC141590000: MGHVLGSKPSLKTIQDYVSAHWGTIGTPIVQYFRSGWFSFRFSSEEEMSNVLRKGPWKVGSNSLILKHWSPSFSLEMERVARVPVWILFPGLDPYLWSEKVLSKMASKIGKPLFADPATTEKSKLSFAKIMVEVDVSKDLPTHVVLNVPNIGQITQKVVYEWLPYYCRECGKLVHTSYTCKKLQSRPKKPAVEVPVVELGGTSGSSGKQTSSVEEKVDSECVLLGQRSLPPASSISQDVPVMHSVSSSTAVPSEDLLTTNSFHVLSETVSVTDKEELQLFPSSTLEQGGTSGFSGQKTSSVVENVDSGCLKLGQRSLLHDSSSTHDVPVMHSECSPNLAALKDG, translated from the coding sequence ATGGGTCATGTTCTTGGATCTAAACCATCTCTTAAAACTATCCAGGATTATGTTTCTGCTCATTGGGGTACTATTGGTACTCCTATTGTTCAGTATTTCAGAAGTGGCTGGTTCTCTTTTCGTTTTAGCTCTGAGGAAGAAATGTCTAATGTTCTTAGGAAAGGGCCATGGAAAGTGGGTTCAAATTCTCTTATTCTTAAACACTGGTCCCCTTCTTTTTCTCTGGAAATGGAGAGGGTGGCTAGAGTTCCTGTATGGATACTTTTCCCTGGTTTGGACCCCTATCTTTGGTCTGAGAAAGTTCTTAGTAAAATGGCAAGTAAGATAGGCAAACCTCTCTTTGCTGATCCTGCTACTACAGAGAAATCCAAGCTTTCTTTTGCTAAGATAATGGTGGAAGTTGATGTTTCTAAGGATCTTCCTACCCATGTTGTTCTCAATGTTCCTAACATTGGTCAAATCACTCAAAAAGTGGTCTATGAATGGTTGCCCTATTATTGTAGGGAGTGTGGTAAGCTTGTTCATACCTCTTATACTTGCAAAAAGTTGCAGTCCAGACCTAAGAAGCCAGCAGTTGAGGTCCCTGTTGTGgagctaggtggtacctcagGATCATCAGGGAAGCAGACTAGTAGTGTGGAGGAGAAAGTAGACTCAGAATGCGTATTGCTAGGTCAGAGATCTCTTCCTCCTGCTAGCTCTATTTCCCAAGATGTTCCTGTAATGCACTCAGTAAGCTCCAGTACTGCTGTTCCTTCTGAGGACCTGCTAACTACTAATTCTTTCCATGTTCTCTCTGAGACTGTTTCTGTTACTGATAAGGAGGAGCTCCAGCTCTTTCCCTCTAGCACTTTAGAGCAAGGTGGTACCTCAGGTTTCTCTGGGCAGAAGACTAGCAGTGTGGTAGAGAATGTAGACTCAGGATGCTTAAAGCTAGGTCAGAGATCTCTCCTACATGATAGTTCCTCTACTCATGATGTCCCTGTAATGCACTCAGAATGCTCTCCAAATTTAGCAGCTTTAAAAGATGGTTAG